CTGATTTGTACCGGCATTTCCTCCAGCGGGAACGACTTCGGGAGCAGCTACGGGAGCGACTGCGGGAGCGACTCCCACCGACTCGCCTTCATCGTCCGAGCCCCCGAGCATTACGCTGTCCAAAGTAGTGCGGGACGCCCGCAGTGTCATCATGTGCCGGGTGCTGCGTTCGCCCAAGGTGCTGCGCACCTTCAGGCAGCTCTTCTGCGAcagggttctttttttttcgcccgtACCCAGGGCGAGGACGCGGCGCTGGCACTCGCCGAATGCCACGGCATGGCTGCTGGTGGGCCCGTCGTCCTCATTGCCGGGCCGTTCAAAAATCGTCTCGAGACCGGTGGGCCTCGACTTTGCGATGGTCTGCGATGGCGCCTGAGAACCGGTGGTCGGCGTCAGGCtgggcttcttggccaggcgGCTGGGACTAAGACTGGGCCTGGCGgcgctctggctcttgctcttgcaggCGCGCGGCGGCATTTGGCGCCGAACCATAGTCGCGGTTGCCACAGATCCTGTATCCCCCGGTATACTCCCGGCTGAAATGAGACGAAATAAGAAATGAGTTACGACTGTCCGATGGCCGCAGAACCGAGTACTTCCTTTACCTTTAGCTTTGCCTTcaagttttttctttgcaggcatttctcgtatctttttccgtctcctgggtaaacctttcgacttctcaaacgagcaacgagcaacgagcctctttgggttgagg
Above is a genomic segment from Drosophila miranda strain MSH22 chromosome Y unlocalized genomic scaffold, D.miranda_PacBio2.1 Contig_Y3_pilon, whole genome shotgun sequence containing:
- the LOC117194351 gene encoding protein tantalus-like codes for the protein MVRRQMPPRACKSKSQSAARPSLSPSRLAKKPSLTPTTGSQAPSQTIAKSRPTGLETIFERPGNEDDGPTSSHAVAFGECQRRVLALGTGEKKRTLSQKSCLKVRSTLGERSTRHMMTLRASRTTLDSVMLGGSDDEGESVGVAPAVAPVAAPEVVPAGGNAGTNQPAPFVLRTSRRLKSLPPF